In a single window of the Nicotiana tomentosiformis chromosome 8, ASM39032v3, whole genome shotgun sequence genome:
- the LOC138897418 gene encoding uncharacterized protein, whose product MKNDVDKKMKGQMKAEKKKKGETSRREERDEREHMPTLPFPQKLYREKLDKPFGRFLDVLKQVHVNLPFTEMLSQMPAYAKFLKEILTKKRKIEETSVVKLKEHCSAILQNKLPQKCGDLGSFTTPCSLRTINFDKLLCDSGASNNLMPISIYRKLEKEIGEIRSVPISLQLAYQMTLIPEGIVKDVLVLVDKFVFPVNFIVMNMEENKEVPLILGRPFLATGRAILDIHKRKRILRVGEETVTFEMNVTKGAQKEKPAANVEWKVKGSKEKDVVSKKDKCGMYPKKAEKKLSA is encoded by the coding sequence atgaagaatgatgttgataaaaagatGAAAGGCCAGATgaaagctgagaaaaagaagaagggagaAACATCGAGAAGGGAGGAACGTGATGAGAGGGAGCACATGCCTACTTTACCCttccctcaaaagctatatagagaaaagttggacaaaccgtttgggagatttttggatgtgctgaaacaggttcatgtgaacttaccattcacagaaaTGCTCTCACAGAtgcctgcttatgccaaattcttgaaggagatccttacaaagaagaggaagatagaggagacctcagtggtcaagctcaaagagcattgcagcgcgatattgcaaaacaaactcccacaaaagtgtggagatctaggGAGTTTTACTACACCTTGCTCATTAAGAACTATCAATTTTGATAAATtgttatgtgattctggtgcctcaaatAACTTAATGCCaatatctatttacaggaaactagagaaagagattggagagataaggtcggtaccaatatctttgcagctggcgtACCAAATgactttaatacccgaggggatagtgaaagatgtgttagttctggtggataagtttgtatttcctgtaaaCTTTATAGTgatgaatatggaggagaacaaggaggtccccctcatcctaggaagaccattcttagcgacgggtAGAGCAATATTGGATATACACAAAAGAAAACGCattcttagagtgggtgaggagactgtgacttttgagatgaatgtaacaaagggggcacaaaaagaaaaaccagctgcaaatgttgagtggaaagtgaagggctcaaaagagaaggaTGTAGTGAGcaagaaagataagtgtgggatgtaccccaaaaaggctgagaagaagttgtctgcatga